The following proteins are encoded in a genomic region of Thalassophryne amazonica chromosome 5, fThaAma1.1, whole genome shotgun sequence:
- the tcima gene encoding transcriptional and immune response regulator a, producing MSSDASFECRRVSPCVRGNQFDTANRKKAVANIFDNVNQHALMRLFQKTGDMKAEERVRSIFDTQDPEETARALMALKQRKKDKFLRITGMLRQLLQAR from the coding sequence aTGTCGAGCGACGCGTCCTTCGAGTGCCGCCGGGTCAGCCCCTGCGTGCGCGGCAACCAGTTCGACACAGCGAACCGCAAGAAGGCTGTAGCCAACATTTTCGATAATGTCAACCAGCACGCGCTGATGCGGCTGTTCCAGAAAACCGGCGACATGAAGGCGGAGGAGAGAGTGAGGAGCATCTTCGACACCCAGGACCCAGAGGAGACGGCGCGTGCGCTCATGGCTCTGAAGCAGCGAAAGAAGGACAAGTTCCTCCGCATCACGGGGATGCTGCGCCAGCTCCTCCAAGCGCGCTGA